Proteins encoded together in one Myxocyprinus asiaticus isolate MX2 ecotype Aquarium Trade chromosome 21, UBuf_Myxa_2, whole genome shotgun sequence window:
- the LOC127412365 gene encoding BAG family molecular chaperone regulator 3-like produces the protein MAQYSAPKQYQSMKTLSPVETMATNDPLPPGWEIKIDPHTGWPFFVDHNNRTTTWNDPRHDTKKIFSNGPSMSSESPEDMHKTIFQEMRQPTLRQGYITIPVSHENTEPRLQYPSFSYIHPAVQQNLRTDGRTPSPTPSAYCRPRSPVQAPSETCLSCSPASHGPEVHQPQGTHQPSSGLHQQHRPSNTGLRAGYISIPVIHEGVGGALQFQPSQSSHPTREKIPIYREQMPIQIQQNRTASPSLIRAQSPVRSQIMGERPQSQQHIGHTGIPPKAEQPIEETIRGSSVEIPMQRVSDVPQTTHHPVVQQHHQQPTQTPPAKAQQPVQLPPHVSETPNITIQVPSAPEPQESASPQTPQEVPPPQVQPEETLEQDLSHPGLIKVQQILERVEKLAQEVKCFDGKKNDKRYMLLEEMLTKELLALDSVDPGGRVDVRQARRDGVRRVQTILEELEMFGEQLEGVGGDIYPEANNPTQKGELSMIDRANTEKAKDIS, from the exons ATGGCACAATATTCGGCACCGAAGCAATATCAGAGTATGAAAACACTGTCTCCAGTCGAAACGATGGCAACTAACGATCCTCTACCACCCGGGTGGGAGATCAAAATTGACCCTCATACAGGGTGGCCGTTTTTTGTGGATCACAACAATCGCACAACGACGTGGAATGATCCGAGGCATGACACGAAAAAG ATTTTTTCAAATGGCCCCTCTATGTCCTCAGAATCTCCTGAGGACATGCACAAAACCATTTTTCAAGAAATGAGGCAGCCAACATTACGCCAGGGCTACATCACCATCCCTGTCTCCCATGAAAACACTGAACCCAGGCTGCAGTATCCAAGTTTCTCGTACATCCATCCAGCAGTGCAGCAGAATTTGAGAACAGATGGCCGAACACCTTCCCCTACCCCATCAGCATACTGTCGGCCTAGATCTCCAGTGCAGGCTCCATCAGAAACATGTTTGTCTTGCTCACCTGCTTCACATGGACCTGAG GTTCATCAACCACAGGGGACACACCAACCAAGTAGTGGCCTTCATCAACAGCACCGACCTAGCAACACAGGCCTTCGGGCAGGCTACATTTCCATTCCAGTAATCCATGAAGGTGTAGGAGGGGCCTTACAATTCCAGCCTAGCCAAAGTTCTCATCCCACACGAGAAAAAATCCCAATCTACCGTGAACAAATGCCCATTCAAATACAACAGAATCGCACTGCCAGTCCCAGCCTCATAAGGGCCCAGTCCCCAGTCAGGTCTCAGATCATGGGAGAGAGACCACAG AGCCAGCAACATATTGGACACACAGGGATACCACCTAAAGCTGAACAACCCATTGAAGAAACCATCAGAGGTTCTTCAGTTGAGATCCCAATGCAGAGAGTGAGTGATGTGCCACAGACCACACATCACCCGGTAGTACAACAACACCACCAACAACCTACACAAACACCTCCAGCAAAAGCACAGCAACCTGTACAGCTGCCACCGCATGTATCAGAGACACCCAATATCACCATCCAAGTTCCTTCAGCACCAGAACCCCAGGAATCAGCTTCCCCTCAAACACCTCAAGAGGTTCCACCTCCACAAGTTCAGCCTGAGGAGACTTTGGAACAAGATCTGAGCCACCCAGGACTGATCAAAGTGCAGCAGATATTGGAACGTGTGGAGAAACTAGCACAGGAGGTTAAATGTTTTGATGGGAAGAAGAATGATAAGCGATACATGTTGCTGGAGGAGATGTTGACCAAAGAACTGCTTGCTCTGGATTCTGTAGACCCTGGAGGTCGCGTAGATGTGCGTCAAGCTCGGAGGGATGGCGTTCGTAGAGTTCAGACCATTCTagaagaactggagatgtttggTGAGCAGTTAGAAGGAGTGGGTGGTGATATCTACCCTGAGGCTAATAACCCAACCCAGAAAGGAGAGCTGAGTATGATTGACCGGGCAAACACAGAGAAGGCAAAAGATATATCATAA
- the LOC127412368 gene encoding nucleolysin TIAR isoform X1 — protein MEDESHPKTLYVGNLSRDVTEHLILQLFTQIGPCKSCKMITEQSDSSRKVNSSIGFSLLQHTSNDPYCFVEFFEHRDAAAALAAMNGRKILGKEVKVNWATTPSSQKKDTSNHFHVFVGDLSPEITTDDIRAAFAPFGKISDARVVKDMTTGKSKGYGFVSFYNKLDAENAIVHMGGQWLGGRQIRTNWATRKPPVPKSVQENSSKQLRFDEVVNQSSPQNCTVYCGGIQSGLTEHLMRQTFSPFGQIMEIRVFPEKGYSFIRFSSHESAAHAIVSVNGTTIEGHVVKCYWGKESPDMAKNVQPMEYGQWGHWNQMYGNPQQYGQYMTNGWQVPSYGVYGQTWNQQGFGVEQSQSPAWVGGFGTQPSQAQPGPVMNQANFGMAGYQTQ, from the exons ATGGAAGACGAGAGCCATCCCAAAACCCT CTATGTGGGGAACCTTTCAAGAGATGTAACAGAGCACTTGATCCTTCAGTTATTTACTCAGATTGGGCCATGTAAAAGTTGTAAGATGATAACAGAG CAATCCGATAGCAGCAGGAAGGTGAACTCTTCTATTGGATTTTCTCTTTTGCAGCATACAAGCAATGATCCTTATTGCTTTGTGGAGTTCTTTGAGCACAGAGATGCCGCAGCTGCTTTAGCCGCTATGAACGGAAGGAAGATTTTGGGAAAG GAGGTCAAAGTAAACTGGGCAACCACTCCTAGCAGTCAGAAGAAAGACACAtcca ATCACTTTCATGTTTTTGTGGGAGATCTGAGTCCTGAGATCACAACTGATGACATCAGAGCTGCATTTGCACCTTTTGGGAAAATCTC GGATGCACGCGTGGTGAAGGATATGACAACAGGGAAATCAAAGGGGTATGGATTTGTGTCCTTCTATAACAAACTG gatgCTGAGAATGCCATAGTACACATGGGGGGTCAGTGGCTTGGTGGGCGACAAATCCGGACTAACTGGGCAACTCGTAAACCACCTGTCCCCAAGAGCGTTCAAGAGA ATAGTTCCAAGCAGCTAAGATTTGATGAGGTGGTGAATCAGTCGAGTCCGCAGAACTGCACCGTGTACTGTGGTGGCATTCAGTCAGGTCTCACAG AACACCTTATGCGACAGACATTTTCTCCTTTTGGACAGATAATGGAGATTAGAGTTTTTCCTGAGAAGGGCTATTCTTTCATCAG GTTTTCCTCCCATGAAAGCGCTGCCCATGCCATTGTGTCAGTGAATGGGACCACCATCGAGGGTCATGTTGTGAAGTGCTACTGGGGCAAAGAGTCACCTGACATGGCCAAAAACGTCCAACCG ATGGAATATGGCCAGTGGGGACACTGGAATCAAATGTATGGCAATCCGCAACAATATGGTCAGTACATGACGAATGGCTGGCAAGTACCATCCTATGGAGTATATGGGCAAACATGGAATCAGCAAGGATTTGGTGTAGA ACAGTCACAGTCCCCTGCGTGGGTGGGAGGATTTGGGACACAACCCTCTCAGGCTCAGCCTGGCCCAGTGATGAACCAAGCTAACTTTGGCATGGCAGGGTACCAGACACAGTGA
- the LOC127412368 gene encoding nucleolysin TIAR isoform X2: MDARVVKDMTTGKSKGYGFVSFYNKLDAENAIVHMGGQWLGGRQIRTNWATRKPPVPKSVQENSSKQLRFDEVVNQSSPQNCTVYCGGIQSGLTEHLMRQTFSPFGQIMEIRVFPEKGYSFIRFSSHESAAHAIVSVNGTTIEGHVVKCYWGKESPDMAKNVQPMEYGQWGHWNQMYGNPQQYGQYMTNGWQVPSYGVYGQTWNQQGFGVEQSQSPAWVGGFGTQPSQAQPGPVMNQANFGMAGYQTQ; encoded by the exons AT GGATGCACGCGTGGTGAAGGATATGACAACAGGGAAATCAAAGGGGTATGGATTTGTGTCCTTCTATAACAAACTG gatgCTGAGAATGCCATAGTACACATGGGGGGTCAGTGGCTTGGTGGGCGACAAATCCGGACTAACTGGGCAACTCGTAAACCACCTGTCCCCAAGAGCGTTCAAGAGA ATAGTTCCAAGCAGCTAAGATTTGATGAGGTGGTGAATCAGTCGAGTCCGCAGAACTGCACCGTGTACTGTGGTGGCATTCAGTCAGGTCTCACAG AACACCTTATGCGACAGACATTTTCTCCTTTTGGACAGATAATGGAGATTAGAGTTTTTCCTGAGAAGGGCTATTCTTTCATCAG GTTTTCCTCCCATGAAAGCGCTGCCCATGCCATTGTGTCAGTGAATGGGACCACCATCGAGGGTCATGTTGTGAAGTGCTACTGGGGCAAAGAGTCACCTGACATGGCCAAAAACGTCCAACCG ATGGAATATGGCCAGTGGGGACACTGGAATCAAATGTATGGCAATCCGCAACAATATGGTCAGTACATGACGAATGGCTGGCAAGTACCATCCTATGGAGTATATGGGCAAACATGGAATCAGCAAGGATTTGGTGTAGA ACAGTCACAGTCCCCTGCGTGGGTGGGAGGATTTGGGACACAACCCTCTCAGGCTCAGCCTGGCCCAGTGATGAACCAAGCTAACTTTGGCATGGCAGGGTACCAGACACAGTGA